A genomic region of Armatimonadota bacterium contains the following coding sequences:
- a CDS encoding haloacid dehalogenase, translating to MDYLSAVAEEIRAELDAKNAARDKALVTSREAIRFCANSIRAVHRAEWEEAAERLNEAKVRVLETAGELKDFPDLYYAGYVQDAQKEYTEASAVNAIMRDQPVPSHKDIGVESAPYMNGLAEAASELRRDVLDLIRAGNIGRAEEILKAMDDLYYMLVTFDYPDGITGGLRRTLDAARAVLERTRGDLTVTIRQRELELALNKAVEAFGK from the coding sequence ATGGACTACCTATCCGCAGTTGCCGAAGAGATACGGGCCGAGCTGGACGCGAAGAACGCCGCGAGGGACAAGGCGCTCGTCACCTCACGCGAGGCGATCAGGTTCTGCGCGAACTCGATCCGCGCCGTCCACCGCGCCGAGTGGGAAGAGGCCGCCGAACGCCTGAACGAGGCGAAGGTGCGCGTGCTCGAGACCGCCGGGGAGCTGAAGGACTTCCCCGACCTCTACTACGCGGGCTACGTCCAGGACGCGCAGAAGGAGTACACCGAGGCATCCGCCGTCAACGCCATCATGCGCGATCAGCCCGTCCCGAGCCACAAGGACATCGGCGTCGAGTCGGCCCCGTACATGAACGGCCTGGCTGAGGCGGCGAGCGAGCTTCGGCGCGACGTGCTCGACCTGATCCGGGCGGGGAACATCGGCCGCGCCGAGGAGATCCTGAAGGCGATGGACGACCTCTACTACATGCTGGTGACGTTCGACTACCCGGACGGGATCACCGGCGGGCTGAGGCGCACCCTCGACGCGGCGCGCGCGGTCCTGGAGCGGACGAGGGGCGACCTGACGGTCACGATCCGCCAGCGGGAACTCGAACTCGCGCTCAACAAGGCGGTCGAGGCCTTCGGAAAGTGA
- a CDS encoding N-acetylmuramoyl-L-alanine amidase: MKTRLYRLVVALVAATAAFALIAPACSAAVVVYLDEAGTATAYERPEAYDPVSALELLAAPPSEEETGMKLTSAVPAGTKLIGIHQDAGAAVVNFSADIIGAGLSEARMADLYEQVRGTLWQFEMKGEIRILVNGDLISQFVPKPPDVKPSAQALADAKTRLISTNSLSGRQITLSPGHGKRWNGSYWSTARPVYCSPLNEEDYHNLENAQYLEAYLLQDGMTVKMVRCTNKSQGASPWAGGEQWWRMGSCYWLQNIGYPEAVYAPSPPIGSGSSDDTNEIQSRPLSSDYDNSDIYISLHTNGLAGDCSGTGCPVGCCTYYDAGSEHAAWGAVSQSLATAVNNNIIDTVRTKYVDATWQNRGVINSNGAYGEIRIPDRAAVLIELAFHDSCDTDAMKLRDNFFRSAAMWGVYKGICEYFGTTPTYDFYTAELVSHDIPTAMSVNEIRTVHVTLRNRGVLWQNAKGYRLGAVGDSDPFTAVTRQAITAEAGPNATYTFTFNLKAPNAVGTFTTDWQMVREGFTWFGPTVSQDIEVTGTPDNEAPAAPTGLTGVSNYSYNMNLTWNAATDNVAVVSYNIYRNNVKIGSSATTSFTDNTCAPSTTYTYEVTACDVVPNESARSDAALLTTQDPDSVAPSVPTGLHSTQVTASAVSLAWNASTDYYGVTGYNIYRNSVKIGSSAGTSYTDSTVSAATGYSYEVTAYDAMLNESGKSSAAPVMTPAAYTVIWEEGFDGAASFNNWTVVNTYVYDTAQSKGTIPGAGSAFAPGTAASQMWRTAASRPFAECRVSAYYYDLKGGYKSGVCGVSQRESLRLTADGTISMFIEHGIYNAPSYATYNYRTVGGGGIAWTAIGSRNPTTNCNPAWIRYETTVIPGNPGASPVGTVTLKATDGAGTVSATPNLQTDFFNNGVGRVYLGLNLTSTTGDRRWDDIKVEATKPGAPAVGGATANSASQITWTWTRADNNVFGFDIADAGGAIKSPLWPASGWKNRTATSWAETGLAANTLYTRKVRAWNGSLDSDYSATASRYTLSAPPTTSTVTCDKAPGSWSSSADFTFTAVGGFGAGKVEYYRCVWDQSPTHTWTGSEQIWDEDTTARTASASGAWYFHVRGYNAEDAANGTLNLGPYYYSTEDTGTIAQAKALPDGQAVGLFDKMVVANFGSAVYVEESDGSSGIRVDAAGPAAGTPAGLVGTIQTDANGERYIADATLAAGGSAAMPFVPMMNAKHLGGGALNAYTIGVTGGIGVNNIGLLVSVAGKITHDDTGFAYVDDGSLVQDGSGWTGVRVDKTGLTAAFTEGKQCVITGVSSILKQGEAYIPVLRPRGDADAVIYP; encoded by the coding sequence ATGAAGACCCGTCTCTACCGGCTGGTCGTGGCGCTCGTCGCCGCGACGGCCGCCTTCGCACTGATCGCGCCCGCATGTTCGGCCGCCGTCGTCGTCTACCTGGACGAGGCGGGAACGGCGACCGCGTACGAGCGCCCCGAGGCCTACGATCCCGTCTCGGCGCTGGAGCTGCTGGCCGCCCCGCCCTCCGAGGAGGAGACGGGGATGAAGCTGACCTCAGCCGTGCCCGCGGGCACGAAGCTGATCGGCATACACCAGGACGCCGGCGCCGCGGTCGTCAACTTCTCGGCCGACATCATCGGCGCGGGCCTCTCGGAAGCCCGGATGGCGGACCTCTACGAGCAGGTCCGGGGCACCCTCTGGCAGTTCGAGATGAAGGGCGAGATCCGCATCCTCGTGAACGGCGACCTGATCTCCCAGTTCGTCCCGAAGCCGCCGGACGTCAAGCCGAGCGCCCAGGCGCTTGCCGACGCGAAGACCCGCTTGATAAGCACGAACAGCCTGTCCGGGAGGCAGATCACCCTCTCCCCGGGCCACGGCAAGCGGTGGAACGGCTCTTACTGGTCCACGGCGAGGCCGGTCTACTGCTCCCCCCTCAATGAGGAGGACTACCACAACCTGGAGAACGCCCAGTACCTCGAGGCCTACCTGCTCCAGGACGGCATGACCGTCAAGATGGTGCGCTGCACGAACAAGAGCCAGGGGGCGTCTCCCTGGGCGGGCGGCGAGCAGTGGTGGCGCATGGGCTCCTGCTACTGGCTGCAGAACATCGGCTATCCCGAGGCCGTGTACGCTCCCTCACCGCCGATCGGTTCGGGCAGCAGCGACGACACGAACGAGATCCAGTCCCGCCCGCTCTCGTCGGACTACGACAACTCAGACATTTACATATCCCTGCACACCAACGGCCTCGCGGGCGACTGCTCAGGCACGGGCTGCCCGGTCGGCTGCTGCACCTACTACGACGCCGGCTCGGAGCACGCCGCATGGGGCGCCGTCAGCCAGTCCCTCGCAACCGCGGTGAACAACAACATCATAGACACCGTCCGCACGAAGTACGTGGACGCGACCTGGCAGAACCGAGGCGTGATCAACTCGAACGGCGCCTACGGAGAGATACGCATCCCGGACCGCGCGGCCGTTCTCATCGAACTCGCGTTCCACGACTCCTGCGACACGGACGCTATGAAGCTGCGCGATAACTTCTTCCGCTCCGCCGCCATGTGGGGAGTCTACAAGGGGATCTGCGAGTACTTCGGCACGACCCCCACGTACGACTTCTACACGGCCGAGCTGGTCAGCCACGACATACCGACCGCCATGTCGGTCAACGAGATCCGGACGGTCCACGTCACGCTCAGGAACAGGGGCGTACTCTGGCAGAACGCCAAGGGATACCGGCTCGGCGCGGTGGGCGACAGCGATCCCTTCACCGCCGTCACCCGGCAGGCCATTACCGCCGAGGCCGGCCCTAACGCTACCTACACGTTCACCTTCAACCTGAAGGCGCCGAACGCCGTCGGCACGTTCACAACCGACTGGCAGATGGTCCGCGAAGGGTTCACCTGGTTCGGCCCGACGGTCAGCCAGGACATCGAGGTCACCGGCACTCCCGACAACGAGGCGCCCGCGGCCCCGACCGGCCTGACGGGAGTCTCGAACTACTCCTACAACATGAACCTCACCTGGAACGCGGCCACCGACAACGTCGCAGTGGTGAGCTACAACATCTACCGGAACAACGTCAAGATCGGGTCGAGCGCCACGACCAGCTTCACGGACAACACCTGCGCGCCGTCCACGACCTACACCTACGAGGTCACCGCCTGCGACGTCGTGCCGAACGAGTCCGCCAGGAGCGACGCGGCCCTGCTGACCACGCAGGACCCCGACTCGGTGGCCCCCAGCGTGCCGACCGGCCTGCACAGCACGCAGGTCACCGCCAGCGCCGTCTCGCTCGCATGGAACGCCTCGACCGACTACTACGGCGTGACCGGCTACAACATCTACCGGAACAGCGTCAAGATCGGGTCGAGCGCCGGGACCAGCTACACCGACAGCACCGTGTCGGCGGCGACCGGCTACTCCTACGAGGTCACCGCGTACGACGCGATGCTCAATGAGTCCGGCAAGAGCTCGGCCGCGCCCGTAATGACGCCGGCCGCCTACACCGTCATCTGGGAGGAAGGGTTCGACGGGGCCGCCAGCTTCAACAACTGGACGGTCGTCAACACTTACGTGTACGACACGGCCCAGAGCAAAGGCACGATCCCCGGCGCAGGCTCCGCGTTCGCGCCCGGCACAGCGGCCAGCCAGATGTGGCGCACTGCGGCGAGCAGGCCGTTTGCCGAGTGCAGGGTCTCCGCCTATTACTACGACCTGAAGGGCGGCTATAAGTCGGGCGTATGCGGCGTCAGCCAGAGGGAATCCCTGAGGCTCACCGCCGACGGCACGATCAGCATGTTCATAGAGCACGGCATATACAACGCGCCGAGCTACGCTACCTACAACTACCGCACGGTAGGCGGAGGCGGCATCGCCTGGACCGCGATCGGCAGCCGCAACCCCACAACGAACTGCAACCCGGCGTGGATCCGCTACGAGACCACCGTCATACCCGGCAACCCCGGCGCATCCCCCGTCGGAACCGTCACCCTGAAGGCGACGGACGGAGCAGGGACCGTCTCGGCGACCCCGAACCTCCAGACCGACTTCTTCAACAACGGCGTCGGGCGGGTGTACCTCGGCCTGAACCTCACCTCGACGACCGGCGACCGCAGGTGGGACGACATCAAGGTCGAGGCCACGAAGCCCGGAGCCCCCGCCGTCGGCGGCGCGACCGCCAACTCCGCGAGCCAGATAACCTGGACGTGGACCCGCGCCGACAACAACGTGTTCGGCTTCGACATCGCCGACGCGGGCGGGGCGATCAAGTCCCCGTTGTGGCCGGCTTCCGGCTGGAAGAACAGGACCGCGACCTCCTGGGCCGAGACCGGGCTCGCCGCGAACACCCTGTACACCCGCAAGGTGCGGGCGTGGAACGGATCGCTCGACAGCGACTACAGCGCCACGGCGAGCAGGTACACGCTCTCCGCGCCGCCCACCACCTCGACCGTGACCTGCGACAAGGCGCCCGGCTCCTGGAGCAGTTCGGCCGACTTCACGTTCACCGCCGTCGGCGGGTTCGGCGCGGGCAAGGTCGAGTACTACAGGTGCGTTTGGGACCAGTCCCCGACACACACCTGGACCGGAAGCGAGCAGATATGGGACGAGGACACTACGGCCCGCACCGCCTCCGCGTCCGGCGCATGGTACTTCCACGTGCGCGGCTACAACGCTGAGGACGCCGCAAACGGCACCCTGAACCTCGGCCCGTACTACTACTCCACCGAGGATACCGGCACTATAGCGCAGGCCAAGGCGCTTCCCGACGGCCAGGCAGTCGGCCTGTTCGACAAGATGGTCGTCGCGAACTTCGGCTCCGCGGTCTACGTCGAGGAGTCCGACGGTTCGTCCGGCATCCGCGTAGACGCGGCCGGGCCCGCGGCCGGCACACCCGCCGGTCTCGTCGGCACCATTCAGACCGACGCGAACGGGGAGCGGTACATCGCCGATGCGACGCTGGCAGCCGGCGGTTCGGCGGCGATGCCGTTCGTGCCGATGATGAACGCGAAGCACCTCGGCGGAGGCGCGCTGAACGCGTACACGATCGGCGTCACCGGCGGCATCGGCGTGAACAACATCGGCCTGCTGGTGAGCGTGGCAGGCAAGATCACGCACGACGACACCGGGTTCGCCTATGTTGACGACGGCTCGCTCGTTCAGGACGGCTCCGGCTGGACCGGGGTCCGCGTGGACAAGACCGGCCTGACGGCCGCCTTCACCGAGGGCAAGCAGTGCGTCATAACCGGCGTCAGCTCGATACTGAAGCAGGGCGAGGCCTACATACCCGTCCTGAGGCCGAGAGGCGACGCCGACGCAGTGATATATCCGTAG
- a CDS encoding N-acetylmuramoyl-L-alanine amidase — translation MKHGSKWPLLLICLCLLLPAASARSAAVMYLDETGYPTFYERADAYDPVSALSLLASPPSEAEAGKKLTSAVLPGTKLIGMHQDGGTTVVNFSKEVVGAGLDEVRLEAVYEQVRGTLWQFGIPGEVRVLAEGTALSQFVPAPAPVQPSAQALADGKDRVVTTSGLSGRKITVSPGHGKRWNGSSWATARPVYCSPLNQEDYHNLELCQYLETYLAQDGTTVKMVRCTNKSYGASPWAGGDDWWHMGASYWLQHVGYPCSVYGPAGCNLGEGGSDDTNEIQSRPLSSDYDNSDIYISMHTNGSAGDCFGTGCPTGTCTYYDAGTEHAAWGAVSQSLATNVNNSMIDAIRTKYPDAGWSNRGVLNSDGGFGEIRIPDRAAILIELAFHDSCDTDAVKLRDNFFRSTTMWAVYKGVCDYFGTTPTWAYYSNELVSHDIPANMTVGERYTVHVTMRNRGVLWNDAKGFHLGAVDDSDPCTTTTRQPISGEVGPNSTYTFTFVLRAPLSTGTYTTDWRMVRDGFQWFGPVASQTINVTGTPDTQAPTVPTGLSAAAQDEMHVNLTWNASTDDRGVIGYYIYRNNVKIGTSATTSYSDGGCVPSTTYTYEVSAYDDFFNESGRSDPAQATTPVPSPPTVPQNLRGTGSTTSSISLAWDASTDNIGVVGYRVYRNGAQVGTTAGTTYTDTGLNYTTSYTYQVDAYDGVPSYSAKSASVVLSTQTPSYYTWTRSTSNADCYIRSGAPDAAGDNTAVQTGWSSTTTIAARRGLVRWDMTGAPAQAAVVNAAGSVRVKLYCYLRSSNTARNIDLRKVTADWNEGSATWNNMAANYSTTFATCSVGAVGDYTWSWNGYTGGLPEQNRGVQVYNQAETENLMAKIFNDMENYGAVGIYPRLEIDYYDIVAPTNCTISINAGAAYATSRSVTLNLSASDFPSGMSQMQFSADGVNYSTPEAYATTKSYTLPAGDGLKTVYVKYKDVSGNWSAAVSDTITLDTSPPTGELTINDGDTYAFSSSVTLAVSFTDAVEMRFNNENGAWSAWQAYAPTKSWSLSAGEGAKTVYAQLRDAAGNVSTDTISDGITVVGAGGTISQAKALSDGQAVVLLGKTVVANFGGTIYVEEADGSSGIRVEASGPAVGNSADVAGVIQTNANGERYVAGATVSAGGAAAMPFVPLLRTSALGGGALNAYTIGVTGGISVNNIGLLVSVAGKITRDDAGFAYVDDGSLVQDGSGWIGVRVDKTGLTAAFTEGKQCVITGVSSILKQGEAYIPVLRPRNDADAVIYP, via the coding sequence ATGAAGCACGGGTCAAAATGGCCGCTGCTGCTGATCTGTCTGTGCCTGCTGCTGCCGGCCGCGAGCGCCCGCTCGGCGGCGGTGATGTACCTCGACGAGACGGGCTACCCGACGTTCTACGAGCGAGCTGACGCCTATGATCCCGTTTCGGCGCTCAGCCTGCTCGCGTCGCCGCCGTCGGAGGCCGAGGCCGGGAAGAAGCTCACCTCCGCGGTGCTTCCCGGCACGAAACTCATAGGCATGCACCAGGACGGCGGTACGACCGTCGTCAACTTCTCGAAGGAGGTCGTCGGCGCGGGCCTCGACGAGGTCCGGCTGGAGGCGGTCTACGAGCAGGTGCGCGGCACCCTGTGGCAGTTCGGCATACCCGGCGAAGTCAGGGTGCTCGCCGAGGGGACCGCGCTCTCGCAGTTCGTCCCGGCGCCCGCCCCGGTTCAGCCGAGCGCGCAGGCACTCGCGGACGGGAAGGACCGCGTCGTCACCACGAGCGGCCTCTCCGGTCGGAAGATCACCGTCTCCCCCGGCCACGGCAAGCGCTGGAACGGCAGCAGCTGGGCGACGGCCCGGCCGGTCTACTGCTCGCCCCTGAACCAGGAGGACTACCACAACCTCGAACTCTGCCAGTACCTGGAGACCTACCTGGCGCAGGACGGCACGACCGTCAAGATGGTCCGCTGCACGAACAAGAGCTACGGCGCGTCTCCCTGGGCCGGCGGCGACGACTGGTGGCACATGGGGGCCAGCTACTGGCTCCAGCACGTCGGGTACCCCTGCTCGGTGTACGGCCCGGCGGGCTGCAACCTCGGAGAGGGCGGCAGCGACGACACGAACGAGATCCAGTCCCGCCCGCTGTCGTCGGACTACGACAACTCCGACATCTACATATCCATGCACACGAACGGCTCGGCCGGCGACTGCTTCGGAACGGGATGCCCCACCGGCACCTGCACCTATTACGACGCCGGCACGGAGCACGCCGCCTGGGGCGCGGTCAGCCAGTCTCTCGCCACCAACGTGAATAACTCCATGATTGACGCCATCCGCACGAAGTACCCCGACGCGGGTTGGTCGAACAGGGGAGTCCTCAACTCGGACGGCGGGTTCGGTGAGATACGCATCCCGGACCGCGCGGCGATCCTCATCGAGCTGGCGTTCCACGACTCCTGCGACACGGACGCCGTGAAACTGCGCGACAACTTCTTCCGATCCACCACCATGTGGGCGGTGTACAAGGGCGTCTGCGACTACTTCGGCACCACGCCCACCTGGGCCTACTACTCGAACGAGCTGGTGAGCCACGACATCCCGGCGAACATGACGGTCGGCGAGCGGTACACCGTTCACGTCACGATGCGGAACCGCGGCGTGCTGTGGAACGACGCGAAGGGCTTCCACCTGGGCGCGGTGGACGACTCCGACCCGTGCACGACGACCACCCGACAGCCGATCTCCGGAGAGGTCGGCCCGAACTCGACCTACACGTTCACCTTCGTGCTGAGGGCGCCGCTCTCCACCGGGACCTACACCACCGACTGGCGGATGGTCCGCGACGGCTTCCAGTGGTTCGGCCCGGTCGCCTCTCAGACGATAAACGTCACCGGCACGCCGGACACCCAGGCGCCTACCGTGCCGACCGGCCTCTCCGCGGCGGCGCAGGACGAGATGCACGTCAACCTGACGTGGAACGCCTCGACCGACGACAGGGGCGTGATCGGCTACTACATCTATCGGAACAACGTCAAGATAGGCACCAGCGCGACGACCTCCTACTCGGACGGCGGCTGCGTGCCGAGCACCACCTACACCTACGAGGTGAGCGCCTACGACGACTTCTTCAACGAGTCCGGCAGGAGCGACCCGGCGCAGGCCACCACGCCCGTCCCGTCGCCGCCGACAGTCCCGCAGAACCTGCGCGGCACCGGCTCGACCACCAGCAGCATCTCGCTGGCATGGGACGCCTCCACCGACAACATAGGCGTCGTCGGCTACAGGGTCTACCGGAACGGCGCGCAGGTGGGAACGACCGCCGGCACGACCTACACGGACACCGGCCTGAACTACACGACGTCCTACACCTACCAGGTGGACGCCTATGACGGCGTGCCGAGCTACTCGGCCAAGAGCGCATCCGTCGTTCTGAGCACGCAGACCCCGTCCTACTACACATGGACGCGCTCGACGAGCAACGCCGACTGCTACATCCGGAGCGGCGCCCCGGACGCCGCCGGTGACAACACCGCCGTGCAGACCGGCTGGAGCTCGACGACGACCATCGCGGCCCGCCGCGGCCTGGTTCGCTGGGACATGACCGGCGCGCCCGCTCAGGCCGCCGTCGTGAACGCCGCCGGAAGCGTGCGGGTGAAACTGTACTGCTACCTGCGCTCGTCGAACACCGCGAGGAACATTGACCTCCGCAAGGTCACCGCGGACTGGAACGAGGGGTCCGCCACCTGGAACAACATGGCGGCGAACTACTCGACCACGTTCGCCACCTGCTCGGTCGGCGCGGTGGGAGACTACACGTGGTCGTGGAACGGGTACACCGGCGGGCTGCCGGAGCAGAACCGCGGCGTCCAGGTCTACAACCAGGCCGAGACAGAGAACCTGATGGCGAAGATCTTCAACGACATGGAGAACTACGGCGCCGTCGGGATCTACCCGAGGCTCGAGATTGACTACTACGATATCGTCGCGCCGACGAACTGCACCATCAGCATCAACGCCGGGGCGGCTTACGCCACCAGCCGGTCCGTCACGCTGAACCTCTCCGCGTCGGACTTCCCGAGCGGGATGTCCCAGATGCAGTTCAGCGCGGACGGCGTGAACTACTCGACCCCGGAGGCATACGCGACCACCAAGAGCTACACGCTCCCGGCGGGCGACGGGCTGAAGACCGTCTACGTCAAGTACAAGGACGTCTCGGGCAACTGGTCCGCGGCCGTCTCCGACACGATAACGCTCGACACCTCTCCCCCGACGGGCGAGCTGACCATCAACGACGGCGACACCTACGCGTTCTCGAGCTCCGTCACGCTGGCAGTATCGTTCACCGACGCGGTTGAGATGCGCTTCAATAACGAGAACGGCGCGTGGAGCGCCTGGCAGGCCTACGCACCGACGAAGAGTTGGTCGCTGAGCGCGGGCGAGGGCGCGAAGACCGTCTACGCCCAGCTCCGGGACGCCGCCGGTAACGTCTCGACGGATACCATCAGCGACGGCATCACGGTAGTCGGCGCGGGCGGCACGATCTCGCAGGCGAAGGCGCTCTCGGACGGGCAGGCGGTCGTCCTGCTCGGCAAGACGGTCGTCGCGAACTTCGGCGGCACGATCTATGTCGAGGAAGCGGACGGCTCGTCAGGCATCCGGGTGGAGGCATCCGGCCCGGCCGTCGGGAACTCCGCCGACGTGGCGGGCGTCATCCAGACGAACGCGAACGGCGAGAGGTACGTCGCGGGCGCGACAGTCTCCGCGGGAGGCGCGGCGGCGATGCCGTTCGTGCCGCTCCTCAGAACGAGCGCTCTCGGCGGCGGCGCGCTGAACGCGTACACGATCGGCGTCACCGGCGGGATCAGCGTGAACAACATCGGCCTGCTGGTGAGCGTCGCCGGGAAGATCACCCGCGACGACGCCGGGTTCGCCTATGTTGACGACGGCTCGCTCGTTCAGGACGGCTCCGGCTGGATCGGCGTCCGCGTGGACAAGACCGGCCTGACGGCCGCCTTCACCGAGGGCAAGCAGTGCGTCATAACCGGCGTCAGCTCGATACTGAAGCAGGGCGAGGCGTACATACCCGTCCTGAGGCCGAGAAACGACGCCGACGCGGTGATATACCCGTAG
- a CDS encoding carbohydrate binding family 9 domain-containing protein, translating into MPQPNLRIALVILAAFLSTAARAQGPTLPAVLVPEPPALDGDLSDACWKLAPSVTDFYATTDGSPASEQTTAWLCYDRENIYAAFHCRDSRPGEIVAQQKKRGGDVDGDDWVAFTLDCYRNYVGSVWFKVTPAGVQVESLPNRGEVSKIEWKGDWSAAAKMVDDGYIVEMAVPFSILNYDPSRTSMGVSLNRRHARSRLQWRSPDCSPDLDPRKFYVWDGLQLPKPKIRPMAMAYALIGAGDGEDVAEVGLDVKHSVSPTMTGVLTLNPDFRNVEQQVDSVDFTYTERYLSDSRPFFQEGGDYFPDSEIFYSRRIDEIDLGAKMSGMIGNYALGFLHARDFGSDDHSVLQLLHRWPAKGYVGVSGVRSGVSGVERLSGAAFGQYRLYDRNDTKINLDAEYFSADTALGSGSASKRRFQLSSYGPPRKLEWGLGHSSIDGDFDPYLGYVPEKGIRSWNGYVGIGDEPSSGRIHDWGADLSFQTADNEDGSLYQEAVSLSADLEWVNGREASVGWMESHRPPYRDRNIGFGFGWNATDLYRSGGVEVNLGRMAGGDYLSYEVWQGWNAGDKLSVQASYEYSRIRPPSPEAFSASQLIAGLSYDLTEERTVGGRLIAEDGETNLYLTFKQRVRSGTDIWLIFGDPNADKTRSTVLLKVIRLL; encoded by the coding sequence ATGCCGCAACCGAACCTGCGAATCGCACTGGTCATTCTCGCCGCCTTCCTCTCGACGGCCGCCCGGGCGCAGGGCCCGACGCTCCCCGCCGTGCTAGTCCCGGAGCCGCCCGCGCTCGACGGCGACCTCTCCGACGCCTGCTGGAAGCTCGCCCCGTCCGTGACCGACTTCTACGCCACCACCGACGGGTCGCCCGCCTCCGAGCAGACGACCGCGTGGCTCTGCTACGACCGGGAGAACATATACGCCGCCTTCCACTGCAGGGACTCCCGGCCCGGGGAGATCGTCGCCCAGCAGAAGAAGCGCGGGGGCGACGTGGACGGCGACGACTGGGTGGCCTTCACGCTCGACTGCTACCGGAACTACGTCGGCTCCGTCTGGTTCAAGGTCACCCCCGCCGGCGTGCAGGTCGAGTCCCTGCCGAACCGAGGCGAGGTCAGCAAGATCGAGTGGAAAGGCGACTGGAGCGCCGCCGCGAAGATGGTGGACGACGGCTACATCGTCGAGATGGCCGTGCCGTTCTCGATCCTCAACTACGACCCGTCCAGGACGAGCATGGGCGTGTCGCTGAACCGCAGACACGCGCGCTCCAGGCTCCAGTGGCGCTCGCCGGACTGCAGCCCGGACCTCGACCCGCGCAAGTTCTACGTCTGGGACGGCCTCCAGCTTCCGAAGCCGAAGATCAGGCCGATGGCGATGGCGTATGCGCTGATCGGGGCCGGGGACGGCGAGGACGTGGCGGAGGTCGGCCTCGACGTGAAGCACTCCGTCTCTCCCACCATGACGGGCGTCCTCACTCTGAACCCCGACTTCCGCAACGTCGAACAGCAGGTGGACAGCGTGGACTTCACCTACACGGAGCGCTACCTGTCGGACAGCAGGCCGTTCTTCCAGGAGGGAGGCGACTACTTCCCGGACTCCGAGATCTTCTACTCGCGGCGGATAGACGAGATAGACCTCGGCGCGAAGATGTCGGGCATGATCGGGAACTACGCCCTCGGCTTCCTCCACGCGCGCGATTTCGGATCGGACGACCACAGCGTGCTCCAGCTCCTTCACCGGTGGCCCGCGAAGGGGTACGTCGGCGTCTCAGGCGTCCGAAGCGGCGTCTCCGGCGTGGAGCGGCTCTCCGGCGCGGCTTTCGGCCAGTACCGCCTTTACGACCGGAACGACACGAAGATCAACCTCGACGCGGAGTACTTCTCAGCGGACACGGCCCTCGGATCGGGGAGCGCGTCGAAGCGCAGGTTCCAGCTCTCCTCCTACGGGCCGCCCCGCAAGCTCGAGTGGGGCCTGGGCCACTCCTCCATAGACGGCGACTTCGACCCGTACCTCGGCTACGTGCCTGAGAAGGGCATCCGCAGTTGGAACGGATACGTCGGCATAGGGGACGAACCTTCTTCCGGGAGGATACACGACTGGGGCGCGGACCTCAGCTTCCAGACCGCGGACAACGAGGACGGGTCGCTCTACCAGGAGGCCGTCTCTCTCTCGGCGGACCTCGAGTGGGTCAACGGCAGGGAGGCCTCAGTCGGCTGGATGGAGTCTCACAGGCCGCCGTACCGGGACCGGAACATCGGCTTCGGGTTCGGCTGGAACGCCACCGACCTGTACCGGAGCGGCGGGGTCGAGGTGAACCTCGGCCGGATGGCGGGCGGCGACTACCTGTCTTATGAGGTGTGGCAGGGATGGAACGCGGGCGACAAGCTGAGCGTCCAGGCGAGCTACGAGTACAGCCGCATCAGGCCGCCGAGCCCGGAGGCGTTCTCCGCGAGCCAGCTCATCGCCGGGCTCTCGTACGACCTCACCGAGGAGCGCACCGTCGGCGGAAGGCTGATAGCCGAGGACGGCGAGACGAACCTCTACCTGACCTTCAAGCAGCGCGTGCGTTCCGGCACGGACATCTGGCTCATCTTCGGCGACCCGAACGCGGACAAGACCAGGAGCACGGTACTGCTGAAGGTGATAAGATTGCTCTGA
- a CDS encoding GNAT family N-acetyltransferase produces the protein MARDQLTMVHRDLGALPEMQVPEGYGLRTYLPGDERAWADIMNTGVGEWDARTAREKLTGMPQFEPDGLFFATFGGRPVGSACAWRKDAGERRTGSLHMVCVLPEHRGKQVGYALTLAVLHWFRGRGYEEVTLSTDDFRIPAIKSYLRLGFEPVIPDDSHRARWDAVLEAAGPKE, from the coding sequence GTGGCACGTGACCAACTGACGATGGTTCATCGAGACCTCGGCGCGCTGCCGGAGATGCAGGTACCGGAGGGATACGGCCTGCGGACCTACCTTCCGGGGGACGAGCGCGCCTGGGCCGACATCATGAACACCGGCGTCGGCGAGTGGGACGCCCGGACGGCGAGGGAGAAGCTCACCGGGATGCCGCAGTTCGAGCCGGACGGCCTGTTCTTCGCGACATTCGGGGGAAGGCCGGTCGGATCGGCCTGCGCGTGGCGGAAGGACGCCGGGGAGCGGAGGACGGGCTCCCTGCACATGGTGTGCGTCCTGCCGGAGCACCGGGGGAAGCAGGTCGGCTACGCGCTGACGCTCGCGGTGCTCCACTGGTTCCGCGGCCGCGGGTACGAGGAGGTCACTCTCTCGACGGACGACTTCCGCATCCCGGCGATCAAGTCGTACCTCCGCCTCGGGTTCGAGCCGGTGATCCCGGACGACTCCCACCGCGCGCGCTGGGACGCCGTGCTCGAGGCCGCCGGCCCAAAGGAGTGA